A genomic segment from Ciconia boyciana chromosome 5, ASM3463844v1, whole genome shotgun sequence encodes:
- the CNOT6L gene encoding CCR4-NOT transcription complex subunit 6-like yields the protein MPKEKYDPPDPRRIYTIMSAEEVANGKKSHWAELEISGRVRSLSTSLWSLTHLTALHLNDNNLTRIPPDIAKLHNLVYLDLSSNKLRSLPAELGNMVSLRELLLNNNLLRVLPYELGRLFQLQTLGLKGNPLSQDILSLYQDPDGTRKLLNYMLDNLAVHPEQLPPRPWITLKERDQILPSASFTVMCYNVLCDKYATRQLYGYCPSWALNWEYRKKGIMEEIVNCDADIISLQEVETEQYFTLFLPALKERGYDGFFSPKSRAKIMSEQEKKHVDGCAIFFKTEKFTLVQKHTVEFNQVAMANSEGSEAMLNRVMTKDNIGVAVVLEVHKELFGASMKSLHVDKQLLIVANAHMHWDPEYSDVKLIQTMMFVSELKNILEKASSRPGSPTADPNSIPLVLCADLNSLPDSGVVEYLSNGIVADNHKDFKELRYNECLMNFSGNGKNGASEGRITHGFQLKSAYENNLMPYTNYTFDFKGVIDYIFYSNTHMNVLGVLGPLDPQWLVDNNITGCPHPHIPSDHFSLLTQLELHPPLLPLVNGVHLPNRR from the exons atgccaaaggaaaaatatgatcCTCCAGATCCTCGCAGAATTTACACCATCATGTCAGCAGAAGAGGTAGCCAACGGGAAGAAGTCGCACTGGGCTGAATTAGAGATCTCGG gtaGAGTGCGGAGCTTAAGTACGTCACTTTGGTCGCTGACGCACTTGACTGCTCTGCACCTCAATGACAATAATCTTACTCGCATTCCACCTGATATTGCCAAGCTTCATAATCTGGTTTACCTGGATCTGTCATCCAACAAACTCAGAAGTTTACCAGCAGAACTAGGAAACATGGTATCTCTCAG ggaattgcttttaaataacaATCTGTTACGGGTTTTGCCTTATGAACTTGGACGGCTCTTCCAGCTACAAACCCTAGGTTTGAAAG GCAATCCTTTATCACAAGATATTCTCAGCCTCTACCAGGATCCAGACGGAACTCGAAAGCTACTGAACTACATGCTTGACAATCTAGCAG ttcatccAGAGCAGCTGCCTCCAAGGCCATGGATTACTTTAAAAGAACGAGACCAAATTCTGCCCTCAG cttCATTCACAGTCATGTGTTACAATGTGTTGTGTGATAAATACGCCACCCGGCAGCTCTATGGCTACTGCCCATCTTGGGCGCTCAATTGGGAGTACAGAAAAAAGGGAATCATGGAAGAAATCGTCAACTGTGATGCAGATATCATTAGTCTTCAG GAAGTGGAAACAGAGCAATACTTCACCCTTTTTCTGCCAGCCTTGAAAGAACGAGGATACGATGGATTCTTTTCTCCAAAGTCACGTGCCAAAATCATGTctgagcaggagaaaaagcatgTGGATGGCTGTGCAATattcttcaaaactgaaaa ATTTACGCTGGTGCAGAAGCATACAGTGGAGTTCAACCAGGTGGCAATGGCTAACTCTGAAGGTTCAGAAGCTATGTTAAATAGAGTGATGACAAAGGACAACATCGGAGTTGCCGTGGTGTTGGAGGTGCACAAAGAATTATTTGGAGCAA GCATGAAATCGCTTCATGTGGACAAACAGCTGCTTATTGTGGCCAATGCCCACATGCACTGGGACCCCGAATACTCAGATGTGAAACTTATTCAGACTATGATGTTTGTCTCGGAACTGAAAAATATCCTCGAGAAAGCCTCAAGCAGGCCCGGTAGCCCAACAGCAGATCCTAACTCTATCCCTCTGGTGCTGTGTGCGGATCTCAACTCATTGCCTGATTCAG GTGTAGTGGAATACTTAAGCAATGGCATAGTAGCTGACAACCACAAGGACTTCAAGGAGTTGCGTTATAACGAGTGTCTCATGAACTTCAGTGGCAATGGAAAAAACGGGGCTTCTGAAGGAAGAATTACACATGGCTTCCAACTCAAGAGCGCCTATGAAAACAACTTGATGCCTTACACCAATTACACTTTTGATTTCAAA GGTGTGATTGACTACATTTTCTATTCCAACACTCACATGAACGTGCTTGGTGTCCTGGGGCCTTTGGACCCTCAGTGGCTGGTTGACAACAACATCACTGGGTGTCCACACCCTCACATCCCTTCAGACCACTTCTCACTGTTAACACAACTCGAACTCCATCCTCCGCTCCTGCCTCTTGTCAACGGTGTGCACTTGCCTAACAGGAGGTAG